The Anabas testudineus chromosome 14, fAnaTes1.2, whole genome shotgun sequence genome includes a region encoding these proteins:
- the esama gene encoding endothelial cell adhesion molecule a, whose amino-acid sequence MELCATWRKLPLLSFTLVWGLSGMLAQLQTPQTIIDVIQGQNVTLKTSYNIQQSNDLRSNTVLWNFNNQLIISYSQGALTVEKSQFNGRVSFSNTMPTSNVSLYIDNVQESDSGSYSCMVIIPGKGGLTAALTLDVKVPPAVPQCSLSGKPVLKGNVTLSCSSSSGKPVPLYKWRRTSPTSEVFFSPMLNEKTGTLKLSNLSANMSGKYTCTASNTAGSESCFINLEIVTSTNVGMIVGATVGCVIGFIFLLLVCLVFLMKRRRDSEDDMANEIKEDAQAPKRVSWAKSGMGSDIISKNGTLSSIASSPHHKEPSLHHHSNHHHHLQQYPQRPPSDTASIITATGSTAGYRPSRHHGASTPTHYSYNNNSATLPREQPILAEASTDGSSLPRPERYNQLPQAQAPPQVYSQPHLQLQAAPSPPLLPTSTVTASNIARMGGVPIMVPAQNQAGSLV is encoded by the exons GCATGTTGGCCCAGCTCCAGACGCCCCAAACCATCATTGATGTGATCCAGGGTCAGAATGTGACGCTAAAGACCTCGTACAACATACAGCAAAGCAATGACCTGCGCTCCAACACTGTTCTGTGGAACTTCAACAACCAGCTG ATCATCTCCTATTCTCAAGGCGCCCTGACTGTGGAGAAATCCCAGTTTAACGGTCGGGTTAGTTTCAGCAATACCATGCCGACATCGAACGTGTCCCTGTACATCGACAACGTGCAGGAGTCGGACTCAGGAAGCTACAGCTGCATGGTCATCATCCCTGGAAAAGGTGGCCTCACGGCTGCGCTCACTCTGGATGTGAAAG tcCCTCCTGCTGTTCCGCAGTGTTCTCTATCAGGGAAGCCTGTGCTTAAAGGAAACgtgactctgagctgctcgTCCAGCTCTGGTAAACCCGTCCCCCTGTACAAGTGGAGGAGAACTAGCCCCACTTCAGAGGTCTTCTTCTCTCCAATGCTCA ACGAGAAGACTGGCACTCTGAAGCTGAGCAACCTGAGCGCCAACATGTCGGGGAAATACACCTGCACAGCCAGTAACACTGCTGGCTCCGAGAGCTGCTTCATCAACCTGGAGATCGTCACGT CCACCAATGTGGGTATGATCGTTGGAGCAACAGTGGGCTGCGTCATCGgtttcatcttcctcctcttagTCTGCCTTGTTTTCCTGATGAAGAGGCGGCGAGACAGTGAAGATGACATGGCCAACGAAATCAA GGAGGATGCTCAGGCCCCTAAGCGTGTATCCTGGGCTAAGAGTGGCATGGGTTCAGATATCATCTCTAAGAACGGCACCCTGTCATCAATCGCCTCCAGCCCACACCACAAAGAGCCCTCTCTCCACCACCACagcaaccaccaccaccacctgcaGCAGTACCCGCAGCGCCCCCCCTCAGACACGGCCTCCATCATCACGGCCACGGGCAGCACGGCCGGGTACCGACCCTCCCGCCATCATGGGgcctccacccccacccactacagctacaacaacaacagcgcCACCTTGCCGCGCGAACAGCCCATTTTGGCCGAGGCCAGCACCGACGGGAGCTCCCTACCCAGACCGGAGCGCTACAACCAGCTGCCCCAGGCTCAGGCGCCGCCTCAGGTCTACAGCCAGCCTCACCTGCAGCTCCAGGCTGCTCCCTCCCCTCCACTGCTGCCCACCTCCACTGTAACCGCCTCTAACATCGCCCGCATGGGTGGTGTGCCCATCATGGTGCCTGCACAGAATCAGGCCGGATCCCTGGTCTAA